The sequence CCGATTCCCGGATAAAATCGCTTGAAAGCAAACTTTTCGCGCGCGACCATGTCACCTATGTCAAGTTCGTTTCGCGGGATGAAAGTTTCGCGCTGGTCCAGCGGCAGGACCCGGAGCTGGCGCAGACCGTGCTGACGTTCGGGCAGAACCCGATGCCGCGCTATTTCAGCATCAAGGCCGACGATACCGCGCTAAGCAATATCGGCATGTGGATGCAGTCGGCGATAATGGGCCGGGTTGAGGGTATTTCCGGGGTTTCCTATAACCCGGACGCGGTGTACGCGCTTTTGCAGGCGGAGTTTTACAGCGGGCTGCTGTCAATGGTTATCGCGATTACGGCGATAGCTATCATACTGCTGGCGTTTTTTGTGGAACTGAGCGCGGCAAAGCACCTGCCGCTGGATTATAAATTCGGGCAGGCGGTCAGCTGGATGCTGTCCGGTTTTCTGGGCGCGATAAGCGCATGGGCGATTTTGTGGGTGATGGTTTATCCGATGAAGCACCTGAGCCCGATGTGGTGGAGCGCGCCGGTGTTGTGGCGGCAGGCCGGCATGCTGGCCTGCGGAGCCGTGCTGGGCTGGACAATGTTCCGATGGAAAGAAACCCGCTAGTATTTTTATTGCTGTCCTGTTTTCTTCTTTCTCCGGCCGCGGCGCAGGACGCCCAAACCCGGAGAGAGGAGCTGCGGCGCATTCAGGCTGAAGTGGATGCGCGCAGAAAAAAGCTTGACCTGTACAAGAAGCAGGAACAGGACATTAACCGCTACATCTCGTTTCTGGACAAGCAGAAGAACACAACCCTGCGGGAAAAGAACGATTTGAACCGGCGCATCGGCATGGTGCGGCGAAACATCGCGGAAACCCGCGGTCGGCAGAAAGTTTTCGCCACGGCCCAGCAGTACTGGCGAAGCGTGCTGGCCGGCGAGATCGCCGAATATGCCGTGCGGGAAGCCTCGGAGTTCCGGTTTTACGGGGAGGACCGGCTGGTTTCCCGGCTGTTTGTCGAAGCGGCCATTTTCAACAAAATCGCGCTGCATGAAAGCCTTGAATCCGAGAAGGCGAGCGCTGTCGAGAGCGCGGAAACGCTGGAGAAAAAGGACAGCGAGCTGAGCATCCATTCCAAGGCGCTGTCGAAGGAAGAGGCTGTACGGCGCAGGAAATACGAAGCGAAACTTTCCGAACTGCATCAGACCCGCGACAATTACAAAAAGACGATGCGCGAGCTGGATGACCTGCGCGCTTCGGCCCAGAGCCTGGTGAATTTTCTGGAAAAGTTCGAAGCGTCCGCCAACGCGGCGCTCAGGAAGAAAAAAATCACGTCCTCCGGCGAAATTCCGCTGGCGGGCCACAGCCTGCCGTGGCCGGTTGAAGGCGATATTGTAGGTTCGTACGGCCGCGAGCCGGTGCCGGCGTTGAAAACCTGGATAAAGCGCGACGGCATTATCATCTCCGCCGAACGCGGAACGCCGGTTCTGGCGGTCGCGCCGGGTTCGGTGATTTATTCGGGCCCGTTCCGGTCGTACGGCAATGTGGTCATAGTTTCGCATGACGACAGCCAGTATTTTACGGTTTACGGTTTTCTGGAAGATATCATGGTGGCGCGCGGCACGGCGGTGAATACCGGCGCGGCCATAGCGCGGGCCGGGCTCGACACAATGACGGCTTCGCTCAAGCAGACCGACGCCAAAAGCGCGGTCTATTTTGAAATCAGGGCGGGCACGCGCGCCGTTGACCCCGTGAAATGGCTTAAAAAAAGCAATTAGGCTTAGCGGACGGCATGGCGTCCGGAGCGGCGTTTTTATGAAAACTTATACGCGCAACGGCGGCGGGCTGGATTTTCGGACAAAGTTGTTGCCAACGGAGAACTTATGTTAAAAGGCAGAACCGGCAAATATATCGCGCTGGCAGCCGGTGTGGTGGCTGTCAGCATGCTTGTTTCGAGCGCGCGGTCGGCGGTGGACCAGAGCTATGAGAAACTGAAGGTACTTATACAGGTGCTCCGCATAGTGCAGGACAATTATGTGGACGAAACCGATTCCAACAAGCTGATTTACGGCGCGGTAAAAGGCGTTGTGCGGGAGCTGGATGATTTTTCGCAGTTTATGGAACCCGAAACAAACGCCAAGGTCAAAAGCGACACCGAAGGCGAGTTCGGAGGGCTGGGCATCACCATCACCACGCGCGACGGATTTGTTACCATAGTCACGCCGCTGCCCAATACTCCCGCTTACGCGGCGGGCATCCAGCCCGGCGACAAGATTGTGGCCATCGAGGGCGAGAGCACGCAGGATATAACCGCCGACGATGCCGTGAACAAGCTGCGCGGCAAGATAGGCACAAAGGTGAAAATCACGGTTGCGCGCGAGCCGGCGCAAAAGGACGGCGAATGGATCCGGCAGGACTATGAGCTGGTTCGCGCCAAAATAGTGCCCGAAACCGTGCAGTACCGGCTGATGGACGGCAATATCGGCTATATCCACATAATTGATTTTTCCGGGCACGCCGTGGAAAAAACCGCCGAGGCTTTGTCCGAGCTGAAAAAACAGGGCATGCAGGCTCTGGTTCTTGACCTGCGCTATAACCCCGGCGGGCTGCTGACGGCGGCGTGCGACATCTCGCGGTTTTTTCTCGACCGGAACAAGATGATAGTGTATACCAAGGGCCGCCGGCCGGAGAACTACCAGGAGTTTCGCAGCGACGCCGCCGCCCCGTATTCCGACCTGCCGCTTGTGGTGCTGGTCAACGGCGGCTCGGCGTCGGCCAGCGAAATAGTGTCCGGCGCGGTGCAGGACAACAAGCGCGGGATCATTATCGGTTCGCGGACTTTCGGGAAAGCGAGCGTGCAGTCAATAGTGCCGCTGGTGGACGGTTCGGGCCTGCGGCTTACCGTGGCGCGGTATTACACGCCGTCCGGCAAATCAATCCACCGCGATCCGAAAAACGACACGGGCGGCATCACCCCTGATATCGAGGTGAAGGTTGACCGCGACGCGATGGTCAGGATTTTCGAGCAGTACAGCAAGATCTACAAGCCGGGCAAGGAGGAAAAACCGGGCGCGGATTCCAAAGCCGCGAAAGAACCCCCGGCCGGCGGGGAAGTTAAAAACGGCGCCGCCAAACCCGGCGCCGGTAAAGACGGCAAACCTTTTACGCCCGCCGCGAAGAAAGATGAAAAACCGG is a genomic window of Elusimicrobiaceae bacterium containing:
- a CDS encoding permease-like cell division protein FtsX; amino-acid sequence: MAEISGTGRKENSEAVYYQAAPPPPPVAGEGASCPGPRGRFFKGLTRVVLRGHRVMFLLSLCLFLLAQTVLFFRGQAKLITAMLKDDLKILLIVDDNVPDSRIKSLESKLFARDHVTYVKFVSRDESFALVQRQDPELAQTVLTFGQNPMPRYFSIKADDTALSNIGMWMQSAIMGRVEGISGVSYNPDAVYALLQAEFYSGLLSMVIAITAIAIILLAFFVELSAAKHLPLDYKFGQAVSWMLSGFLGAISAWAILWVMVYPMKHLSPMWWSAPVLWRQAGMLACGAVLGWTMFRWKETR
- a CDS encoding peptidoglycan DD-metalloendopeptidase family protein translates to MERNPLVFLLLSCFLLSPAAAQDAQTRREELRRIQAEVDARRKKLDLYKKQEQDINRYISFLDKQKNTTLREKNDLNRRIGMVRRNIAETRGRQKVFATAQQYWRSVLAGEIAEYAVREASEFRFYGEDRLVSRLFVEAAIFNKIALHESLESEKASAVESAETLEKKDSELSIHSKALSKEEAVRRRKYEAKLSELHQTRDNYKKTMRELDDLRASAQSLVNFLEKFEASANAALRKKKITSSGEIPLAGHSLPWPVEGDIVGSYGREPVPALKTWIKRDGIIISAERGTPVLAVAPGSVIYSGPFRSYGNVVIVSHDDSQYFTVYGFLEDIMVARGTAVNTGAAIARAGLDTMTASLKQTDAKSAVYFEIRAGTRAVDPVKWLKKSN
- a CDS encoding S41 family peptidase; translated protein: MLKGRTGKYIALAAGVVAVSMLVSSARSAVDQSYEKLKVLIQVLRIVQDNYVDETDSNKLIYGAVKGVVRELDDFSQFMEPETNAKVKSDTEGEFGGLGITITTRDGFVTIVTPLPNTPAYAAGIQPGDKIVAIEGESTQDITADDAVNKLRGKIGTKVKITVAREPAQKDGEWIRQDYELVRAKIVPETVQYRLMDGNIGYIHIIDFSGHAVEKTAEALSELKKQGMQALVLDLRYNPGGLLTAACDISRFFLDRNKMIVYTKGRRPENYQEFRSDAAAPYSDLPLVVLVNGGSASASEIVSGAVQDNKRGIIIGSRTFGKASVQSIVPLVDGSGLRLTVARYYTPSGKSIHRDPKNDTGGITPDIEVKVDRDAMVRIFEQYSKIYKPGKEEKPGADSKAAKEPPAGGEVKNGAAKPGAGKDGKPFTPAAKKDEKPAVRDEALDRAVEILKARAVFANLNSGGKAL